In Vanessa tameamea isolate UH-Manoa-2023 chromosome 25, ilVanTame1 primary haplotype, whole genome shotgun sequence, a single window of DNA contains:
- the LOC113396219 gene encoding rhophilin-2 isoform X2, which translates to MMKMASVIMGSDPRVATCRGRLQTRRCQLNQEINKELRLRAGAENLFKATTNRKLRETVALELSFVNSNLQLLKEQLAELNSSVELYQNDSKDCVMPMIPLGLKETKEVDFREPFKDFILEHYSEDAAAYEDSISDFMDMRQAIRTPVRSTAGVALLFKYYNQLYYIERRFFPPDRSLGVYFEWFDSLTGVPSCQRTVAFEKACVLFNIAGIYTQIGAKQERATCAGLDGAVDALLRAAGALRYIHENFTNAPSVDLAADTLLVLGTLMTAQARECLFEKLQLQARDACGGRERELRDDLDMCLDLAQESAQLAHVYRQLYEKMQTEGVFNYVPYSWVSLVHVKTEFYKALAHQYCATGLLHAPPAARAAPRLAALYAPALAADGFKFDEDFDNTALGRAHLAEAMALYEEALRLQRMCRELRNKEALSALVLAARERAGRERAPPADDFADILDAPDILPSSKFQLALTPPDFAQYRVEDLFRSLGPIAVFSAKRHWSAPRLIQLQKPSEKRRETRRDRRNGRKDDETKIERRQSDKRDRSEDNTTYYNQIIRSDEKYSDDYDKHRVTKQNGVYINSFDNNFDYHPKVLDDKYGYKESCKDYGKSKNGKERIKGELRRVASEYNVTNSNDDEGFGFSVRGDAPVMIAGVEPNSLADIGGMREGDFIISIGDRDVKWSSHEEVVRLIRAAPRALALRLASPMDTPARDKASPEVARQSSSNQGSVSGASSASSGSTALTARSGRRPPSWNPFKRHSHVPRTEHTVHNNVMFR; encoded by the exons GCTACAACAAACAGAAAACTTCGCGAGACAGTCGCCCTCGAGCTGAGTTTCGTCAACTCAAACTTACAACTCCTCAAAGAGCAACTCGCCGAGCTCAATTCATCCGTGGAGCTGTACCAGAATGACag CAAAGACTGCGTTATGCCGATGATACCCTTGGGTTTAAAGGAGACCAAAGAAGTTGACTTCAGAGAGCCCTTCAAAGATTTCATCTTGGAGCACTACAGTGAAGATGCGGCGGCCTACGAGGACTCCATATCAGATTTCATGGATATGAGACAG GCCATACGCACCCCAGTCCGGTCAACAGCTGGCGTAGCACTGCTTTTCAAGTATTACAACCAGCTGTACTACATCGAGCGTCGGTTCTTCCCGCCGGACCGCTCTCTCGGAGTCTACTTCGAGTGGTTCGATTCGTTAACAg GAGTCCCGTCGTGTCAGCGGACAGTTGCATTTGAAAAAGCATGTGTGTTGTTCAATATTGCTGGCATCTACACACAGATCGGCGCTAAGCAA GAGCGCGCCACGTGCGCGGGGCTGGACGGCGCGGTGGACGCGCTGCtgcgcgcggcgggcgcgctgcGCTACATCCACGAGAACTTCACCAACGCGCCCTCCGTCGACCTCGCCGCCGACACGCTGCTCGTGCTCGGCACGCTCATGACG GCCCAGGCGCGCGAGTGCCTGTTCGAGAAGCTGCAGCTGCAGGCGCGCGACGCGTGCGGCGGCCGCGAGCGCGAGCTGCGCGACGACCTCGACATGTGCCTCGACCTCGCGCAGGAGAGCGCGCAGCTCGCGCACGTCTACCGCCAGCTCTACGAGAAG ATGCAGACGGAAGGCGTATTCAACTACGTGCCATACTCGTGGGTGTCGCTCGTCCACGTGAAGACTGAATTCTACAAGG CGCTGGCGCACCAGTACTGCGCCACGGGGCTGCTgcacgcgccgcccgccgcgcgcgccgcgccgcgcctcGCCGCGCTCTACGCGCCCGCGCTCGCCGCCGACG GTTTTAAATTCGACGAGGACTTCGACAACACGGCCCTCGGCCGCGCCCACCTGGCCGAGGCGATGGCGCTGTACGAGGAGGCCCTGCGGCTCCAGAGAATGTGTCG CGAGCTGCGCAACAAGGAGGCGCTGTCGGCGCTGGTGCTGGCGGCGCGCGAGCGCGCGGGCCGCgagcgcgcgccgcccgccgacGACTTCGCCGACATCCTCGACGCGCCCGACATCCTGC CGTCTTCCAAATTTCAATTAGCGTTAACCCCGCCCGACTTCGCCCAGTATCGCGTCGAGGACCTGTTCAGGTCCCTGGGCCCGATCGCGGTGTTCTCGGCCAAACGGCACTGGAGCGCGCCGCGACTGATCCAACTGCAGAAGCCATCAGAAAAACGCAGAGAAACGAGAAGAGACCGACGAAACGGACGGAAAGACGACGAAACGAAGATCGAGCGACGCCAGAGCGACAAGCGAGACCGATCGGAAGACAACACGACGTATTACAACCAAATCATACGAAGCGACGAAAAATATTCCGACGATTACGACAAACATAGGGTCACGAAACAAAATGGAGTCTACATTAACAGCTTCGATAATAACTTCGACTATCATCCCAAGGTTCTGGACGATAAGTATGGATACAAGGAAAGCTGCAAAGACTATGGGAAGTCGAAGAATGGGAAGGAGAGGATTAAGGGTGAGCTGAGGAGAGTGGCCAGCGAATACAACGTGACGAATTCAAATGACGACGAGGGCTTCGGGTTCTCCGTGAGAGGCGACGCGCCCGTCATGATCGCTGGTGTTGAACCGAACTCTCTGGCTGAT ATCGGCGGCATGCGCGAGGGAGACTTCATCATCTCTATCGGTGACCGCGACGTGAAGTGGAGCTCGCACGAGGAGGTCGTGCGGCTCATCCGCGCCGCCCCGCGCGCACTCGCGCTGCGCCTCGCCTCGCCCATGGACACGCCCGCCCGGGACAAG GCGTCTCCCGAAGTCGCACGCCAGTCGAGCTCCAACCAGGGCTCCGTGTCGGGCGCCTCCAGCGCGTCGAGCGGCTCCACCGCCCTCACGGCGCGCTCGGGCCGCCGCCCCCCCTCCTGGAACCCTTTCAAACGACACTCGCACGTCCCGCGCACCGAACACACCGTACACAACAACGTCATGTTCCGCTAG
- the LOC113396219 gene encoding rhophilin-2 isoform X1, translating to MCDTQHKTCVRVNSADDESRDEVDHELPKKNPFVRGSDPRVATCRGRLQTRRCQLNQEINKELRLRAGAENLFKATTNRKLRETVALELSFVNSNLQLLKEQLAELNSSVELYQNDSKDCVMPMIPLGLKETKEVDFREPFKDFILEHYSEDAAAYEDSISDFMDMRQAIRTPVRSTAGVALLFKYYNQLYYIERRFFPPDRSLGVYFEWFDSLTGVPSCQRTVAFEKACVLFNIAGIYTQIGAKQERATCAGLDGAVDALLRAAGALRYIHENFTNAPSVDLAADTLLVLGTLMTAQARECLFEKLQLQARDACGGRERELRDDLDMCLDLAQESAQLAHVYRQLYEKMQTEGVFNYVPYSWVSLVHVKTEFYKALAHQYCATGLLHAPPAARAAPRLAALYAPALAADGFKFDEDFDNTALGRAHLAEAMALYEEALRLQRMCRELRNKEALSALVLAARERAGRERAPPADDFADILDAPDILPSSKFQLALTPPDFAQYRVEDLFRSLGPIAVFSAKRHWSAPRLIQLQKPSEKRRETRRDRRNGRKDDETKIERRQSDKRDRSEDNTTYYNQIIRSDEKYSDDYDKHRVTKQNGVYINSFDNNFDYHPKVLDDKYGYKESCKDYGKSKNGKERIKGELRRVASEYNVTNSNDDEGFGFSVRGDAPVMIAGVEPNSLADIGGMREGDFIISIGDRDVKWSSHEEVVRLIRAAPRALALRLASPMDTPARDKASPEVARQSSSNQGSVSGASSASSGSTALTARSGRRPPSWNPFKRHSHVPRTEHTVHNNVMFR from the exons GCTACAACAAACAGAAAACTTCGCGAGACAGTCGCCCTCGAGCTGAGTTTCGTCAACTCAAACTTACAACTCCTCAAAGAGCAACTCGCCGAGCTCAATTCATCCGTGGAGCTGTACCAGAATGACag CAAAGACTGCGTTATGCCGATGATACCCTTGGGTTTAAAGGAGACCAAAGAAGTTGACTTCAGAGAGCCCTTCAAAGATTTCATCTTGGAGCACTACAGTGAAGATGCGGCGGCCTACGAGGACTCCATATCAGATTTCATGGATATGAGACAG GCCATACGCACCCCAGTCCGGTCAACAGCTGGCGTAGCACTGCTTTTCAAGTATTACAACCAGCTGTACTACATCGAGCGTCGGTTCTTCCCGCCGGACCGCTCTCTCGGAGTCTACTTCGAGTGGTTCGATTCGTTAACAg GAGTCCCGTCGTGTCAGCGGACAGTTGCATTTGAAAAAGCATGTGTGTTGTTCAATATTGCTGGCATCTACACACAGATCGGCGCTAAGCAA GAGCGCGCCACGTGCGCGGGGCTGGACGGCGCGGTGGACGCGCTGCtgcgcgcggcgggcgcgctgcGCTACATCCACGAGAACTTCACCAACGCGCCCTCCGTCGACCTCGCCGCCGACACGCTGCTCGTGCTCGGCACGCTCATGACG GCCCAGGCGCGCGAGTGCCTGTTCGAGAAGCTGCAGCTGCAGGCGCGCGACGCGTGCGGCGGCCGCGAGCGCGAGCTGCGCGACGACCTCGACATGTGCCTCGACCTCGCGCAGGAGAGCGCGCAGCTCGCGCACGTCTACCGCCAGCTCTACGAGAAG ATGCAGACGGAAGGCGTATTCAACTACGTGCCATACTCGTGGGTGTCGCTCGTCCACGTGAAGACTGAATTCTACAAGG CGCTGGCGCACCAGTACTGCGCCACGGGGCTGCTgcacgcgccgcccgccgcgcgcgccgcgccgcgcctcGCCGCGCTCTACGCGCCCGCGCTCGCCGCCGACG GTTTTAAATTCGACGAGGACTTCGACAACACGGCCCTCGGCCGCGCCCACCTGGCCGAGGCGATGGCGCTGTACGAGGAGGCCCTGCGGCTCCAGAGAATGTGTCG CGAGCTGCGCAACAAGGAGGCGCTGTCGGCGCTGGTGCTGGCGGCGCGCGAGCGCGCGGGCCGCgagcgcgcgccgcccgccgacGACTTCGCCGACATCCTCGACGCGCCCGACATCCTGC CGTCTTCCAAATTTCAATTAGCGTTAACCCCGCCCGACTTCGCCCAGTATCGCGTCGAGGACCTGTTCAGGTCCCTGGGCCCGATCGCGGTGTTCTCGGCCAAACGGCACTGGAGCGCGCCGCGACTGATCCAACTGCAGAAGCCATCAGAAAAACGCAGAGAAACGAGAAGAGACCGACGAAACGGACGGAAAGACGACGAAACGAAGATCGAGCGACGCCAGAGCGACAAGCGAGACCGATCGGAAGACAACACGACGTATTACAACCAAATCATACGAAGCGACGAAAAATATTCCGACGATTACGACAAACATAGGGTCACGAAACAAAATGGAGTCTACATTAACAGCTTCGATAATAACTTCGACTATCATCCCAAGGTTCTGGACGATAAGTATGGATACAAGGAAAGCTGCAAAGACTATGGGAAGTCGAAGAATGGGAAGGAGAGGATTAAGGGTGAGCTGAGGAGAGTGGCCAGCGAATACAACGTGACGAATTCAAATGACGACGAGGGCTTCGGGTTCTCCGTGAGAGGCGACGCGCCCGTCATGATCGCTGGTGTTGAACCGAACTCTCTGGCTGAT ATCGGCGGCATGCGCGAGGGAGACTTCATCATCTCTATCGGTGACCGCGACGTGAAGTGGAGCTCGCACGAGGAGGTCGTGCGGCTCATCCGCGCCGCCCCGCGCGCACTCGCGCTGCGCCTCGCCTCGCCCATGGACACGCCCGCCCGGGACAAG GCGTCTCCCGAAGTCGCACGCCAGTCGAGCTCCAACCAGGGCTCCGTGTCGGGCGCCTCCAGCGCGTCGAGCGGCTCCACCGCCCTCACGGCGCGCTCGGGCCGCCGCCCCCCCTCCTGGAACCCTTTCAAACGACACTCGCACGTCCCGCGCACCGAACACACCGTACACAACAACGTCATGTTCCGCTAG